A stretch of DNA from candidate division WOR-3 bacterium:
AATAAGGGAGATTTTTTGATAAAACATCACCAAAGGAAGTAAGTCCTATCATTATAACAAATGCTGATAATAAAAGGAGAGCACTTTCAACACTTCTTGCTCTAAAAGCTCTATAGGCTGCAGAAGCCATATAAAAGGAAAGAAGGGAAAAGGTTGTTGCATTTAAAGGAACCATAACAAATTCATAAATTTTATCAAAAATTGAGCCCTTTCCTATACCAAAGAAAATACCAAGAATCATCATACCGTAAAGAGAAATGAGAGTAACAAGAGAGTAAAAAACATTTTTCCCTTTCCTCACATTTGTAAAATGTCTTCTTGTAAGTGATATAACAGCCATAATTATAGCCATTCCCTGAACTCCCTGAAACCATTCAAGGAGCAAGGTATAAACTGATTTAGAAAGAGGACCTGTAATAAAATATTGAAGGAATCCCAAAAGTCCTATAAAAAAAACAATAAAAAGTGGAAATTGTTTTTTCATTTGGGAAAAATAAAGTTTAAAATATATGATTTACCAATTAAACCGAGAAATCCTCCTAAAATTAGTAAAAATCCTATTATAAGCTTCATAAAATCCTGGGCTTTTATAGTTGAAACAAGCACAGGTTCTCCTGATAGATAAGCACTTGCAGCGTAAAACTCTTCTCCTATTAAAGTATAATCGCAGGATGTAACAAAAAAGGGGAGTTGTGTTATTGCATCTGTTCCCGCAATTTGAATTGCTCCAGTCGAAGCTCCTGTTTCAGCAAGTAAGAGAGATTCAGCCCAGAACATTCCCATAAAAAAATTTGTTGCGGTCTTTTCTCTTACCATTAAACCACAAACACTGGCAGCATATCCAAACTGGGAATCAGTAACATAGAATACAGAATCTTCTTTAAAAAGGTCAGGTCTCCCGATAGAAGTATAGGCCTGTTTTATTACCTCCTTTGCAACTGTATAAACAACAGGGTTTCTATTTGGGACTATGATATCAGTTTCATACTCCCCTGCTTTTTTTGCTACTCTTGATAAAATGTTTAGAGAAGCAATAGTTGCTACATCATCAATTGTAGAAAGTCCTGGAACATAAAGAATACTTCTTCCCATTTCTGTTGCCCTTCCTATTGCTTCATCAACTGCTTCAATTCCTGGTATTTTCCTTAAAAAAAGTTTTTCACCTTTCCTTGCTTTTGAAATAAAATAGAGAAGTAAAAAGGTATAAATTAATACTGAAATTAGAACAGATAATTTTTGAATATCAATTCCAATTTCCATTTTAATAAATTCTTTTTATTTCAACTTTATCCTTTATTATTTCAAATATTTTACCTTTATAAAATAAATCTATCTTCAATTTCAAATATTCTTTTGATTTTATTTCTTTTATATCGTAAACAGGGATTTCAAATATGTAATAATTTTTTTCCTTTTTAAAATTCACATTAAATTCAGAATCATCGAATAGAATTTTAATATTTTTAATTTCAGGTTCTTTTTCAAAAGTTCCTTTAATTTCTATATTACCCTTTATTTTTCTATGAAACTGAATTGGGACTGGCATTAAATTTATAAAAATTTGAACATTCAATTCAAAGTCATCAGGAAGTTTAACCTGCTTGGTGCAACTTATAAAGAAAGAAGAAATAAAAAGTATATTCTTTAGCAGAATTTATTCCTCTTTTTGTTTTTTTGCCTCTGCAATTATTTTCTGGGCAAGTTCTTTTGGAACCTCGTCATAATGGGAGAACTTAGCAAAATATACAGCTTTTCCCTTTGATATGGATCTTAAAGCACTTGAATATCCGTGAAGTTCTGCAAGTGGAACATAGGCTTTTATTTTTTGCTTTTTCTTACCATAAGGTTCCATACCAAGTATCCTTCCTCTTCTTGAGTTTAAATCACTCATTACATCCCCGGTTATTTCCTCTGGAACAATTATTTCTACTTCATAGATGGGTTCAAGAAGATAAGAATCAGCATTCATCTGAGCATCTCTGAAAGCCATTGAACCTGCTATTTCAAAAGCAAGGTTTGAAGAATCAACAGGGTGGTATTTACCATCATAAAGTTCAACCCTTACATCAATTACAGGAAAACCAGCCAGAACACCTGATTGCATCGCCTTTTTAATTCCAGTCTCAACAGCAGGTATAAAGTTAGAAGGAATTGCACCTCCAAAAATAGAATTTACAAATTCATATTCCTTTCCCCTTGGTAAGGGTTCAATTCTTATATTACATATTCCATACTGACCTCTTCCACCTGACTGTTTAACATATTTCCCCATTGCTTCTGCCTTTTTTCTTATTGTTTCTCTATAGGGAATTTTTGGTCTTGCCTGGGTCACCTCTACTCCGTATCTCCTTTTCATTTTAGAAACTATTACATTTAAATGAATCTCACCGAGACCCTCAACAATTGTTTGTTTTAGTTCAGGGTTATAATGAAATGAAAAAGTCGGGTCTTCTGCTGTTAATCTTTTTAATGCTTCTGATACTTTTTCTTCATCCTGTTTTGTTTTTGGAACTATAGCAACTTGAACACTTCTCCATGGAAATTCTATTTCAGGATAGATAACAGGATCATCAGGAGAGCATAAGGTATCATTTGTATGTGTATCTTTAAGTTTTACAATTGCTCCTATTTCACCCAGTTTAATTTCTGAAATTTCTCTTCTTTCCTTTCCGAGAACAGAATATAAGGAAGTTGTTTTTTCCCTTAATTCTCTTTTAGGATTTAAAAGTTCCATTCCGGATTTAATACTACCCCTGAATACCCTCACATAATTTATTTCTCCTAAGTGCGGATCACTCATTGTTTTGAAAATAAAAGCTACTGTAGGTTTTTCAGGGTCAGGCTCTATCATAACCTCAGTCCCGTCAATTTTTCTTCCCTTTCTTGGTGAAAATTCTTCATAGGAAGGGAAATATTCTGATAAAAATTCAATAAATTCATTTATTCCTTTCCCTTCTAATGAATCACCAAAAAATACAGGGACAATAAGGTTTTCTTTTATTCCCTTTTTTAAAGCTGATTTAATTTCGTTTTCAGAAATCTCACCTGTTTCAAGATATTTTTCAACAAGACTTTCATCGGTTTCAACAATTGATTCCATTGCTTCATCTTTTTCCTTGTTCCATTCAGAAGGAACTTCTTCAAAAATTGTTTTTACCCCTTGAAAGGAAGGTCCTTCCCCTAATGGGTATGTAAGAAGTATAAATTTTTTTTCAAAGGTATTTCTTAAGCCATTTAAAATCTCCTTTACATTTACATTCTCAGACTTCATCTTTGTTATAAAAACACAAACAGGGATATTCTTTTCAAAAATTTTTTCTCCGTAGATTTCTGTTCCAACTTCTATTCCTGCTCCTGCGTTAATGACAAGGCAAACAAGATCACATACATGGAGTCCAGAGAGGAATTCGCCTTGAAAATCAAGGAAACCGGGTGAATCGAGTAAGAATATTTTTTCTCCTTTATTTTCAAAATGGGCTATTCCAAGGTTAATTGTGATTCTTCTCTCTTGTTCTTCCGGGTCATAATCAAGAATGCTTGTTCCTTCATCAGTTCTTCCCAATCTGCTTGTGACTTTTTGGTTAAAAAGTATTGCTTCACATAGAGTGGTTTTGCCACATCCAGAGTGTCCTACAAAAAGGATAGTTTTGGCCATTATTTCCTTTTAATTTTTTACGGGATTGAACCGCTTTATATTCAAAAATAATTTTTAAAAGTAAATTATAAATTATAAATTAATTTAAAGGTTTAAAAAAAACCGTAAAGTAAATTTTATTTAAGTAAAGTCTTTTTTTGCCTTCATAATTTATTTTTCTTTATAATAAAGTAATTTTTGATAAATTGAAAAAAGTAATATGAAAGAAAATTTATCTTTAGATCAATCCTTTATAATCAATGAACCAGGGAAGACCCTTAAAGATAGGTTTGAGCAATTAATAAAAGATTGCAGGTTTTTTGACTCTCTCGTTGCTTATTTTTATCCAAGTGGATTTTATAAGTTACACAGGGCACTTGAAAACACTGAAAGAATAAGAATTCTTATTGGTATTGCTACATCTAAAGAGGCTTATGAATTATTAAAAGAAGCGAAGAAAGAGAATTCATTTTCTCATAAAGAGGTAAAAGAAAGTGTTGAAAACATAATAGAAGAGGAAATGGCTATTTCAGAAGATTCAAAAAATGTTGAGGAAGGAATTCAGAAATTTATTGAATGGATTAGAAATGGAAAACTTCAAATAAGGGCTTATCCATCGCAAAATATTCATGCAAAATTATATATTATCACTTTTAAAGAGGGGGATCGTGATATAGGAAGAGTCATTACAGGTTCAAGCAATTTTACTCAATCTGGACTTGTGGATAATTTTGAATTTAATGTTGAATTAAAAAATCCTGCTGATTATAAATTTGCAAAAGAAAAATTTGAAGAATTATGGAAGGATAGTGTTGATGTCTCCGAGAATTTTGTTAAAACAATAAATGAAAGAACATGGCTTAATCAAAACATTACCCCTTATGAACTTTATCTTAAATTCTTATACGAGTATTTTAGGGATGAATTGAAAAGAACTGATGAAATTTTTATAAAATATCAGCCTCCTGATTTTAAAAGCCTCAAATATCAAGAACAAGCAGTTTTAAATGCAAAAAAGATAATTGAAGAATATGGTGGAGTTTTCATTTCTGATGTTGTTGGACTTGGCAAAACCTATGTTGCTACAATGCTTGCAGGCCAACTTGATGGAAGAACTCTTGTTATAGCACCACCTGCTCTTATCAGCGAAAATAACCCTGGCTCATGGACGAATGTTCTCCGCGATTTTCATATTCCAGCTAAATGCTCGTCCATAGGGAAACTTGAAGAAGCTGAAGAATTTATAGAAAGACATGAGAATAGTGAGTATCCTGTAAAAAATATTATTATAGATGAGGCACACCGCTTTAGAAATGAAACAACTATAAGTTATGAAGAGATTGCAAAAATTTGTCGAAATAAGAGAGTGATTCTTGTTTCAGCTACTCCATACAATAATTCTCCAAGAGATATCCTTAATCAGATTAAATTATTTCAACCTGCACGAAAAAGCAACAT
This window harbors:
- a CDS encoding DUF6754 domain-containing protein codes for the protein MEIGIDIQKLSVLISVLIYTFLLLYFISKARKGEKLFLRKIPGIEAVDEAIGRATEMGRSILYVPGLSTIDDVATIASLNILSRVAKKAGEYETDIIVPNRNPVVYTVAKEVIKQAYTSIGRPDLFKEDSVFYVTDSQFGYAASVCGLMVREKTATNFFMGMFWAESLLLAETGASTGAIQIAGTDAITQLPFFVTSCDYTLIGEEFYAASAYLSGEPVLVSTIKAQDFMKLIIGFLLILGGFLGLIGKSYILNFIFPK
- a CDS encoding elongation factor G, whose translation is MAKTILFVGHSGCGKTTLCEAILFNQKVTSRLGRTDEGTSILDYDPEEQERRITINLGIAHFENKGEKIFLLDSPGFLDFQGEFLSGLHVCDLVCLVINAGAGIEVGTEIYGEKIFEKNIPVCVFITKMKSENVNVKEILNGLRNTFEKKFILLTYPLGEGPSFQGVKTIFEEVPSEWNKEKDEAMESIVETDESLVEKYLETGEISENEIKSALKKGIKENLIVPVFFGDSLEGKGINEFIEFLSEYFPSYEEFSPRKGRKIDGTEVMIEPDPEKPTVAFIFKTMSDPHLGEINYVRVFRGSIKSGMELLNPKRELREKTTSLYSVLGKERREISEIKLGEIGAIVKLKDTHTNDTLCSPDDPVIYPEIEFPWRSVQVAIVPKTKQDEEKVSEALKRLTAEDPTFSFHYNPELKQTIVEGLGEIHLNVIVSKMKRRYGVEVTQARPKIPYRETIRKKAEAMGKYVKQSGGRGQYGICNIRIEPLPRGKEYEFVNSIFGGAIPSNFIPAVETGIKKAMQSGVLAGFPVIDVRVELYDGKYHPVDSSNLAFEIAGSMAFRDAQMNADSYLLEPIYEVEIIVPEEITGDVMSDLNSRRGRILGMEPYGKKKQKIKAYVPLAELHGYSSALRSISKGKAVYFAKFSHYDEVPKELAQKIIAEAKKQKEE